In a genomic window of Streptococcus mitis NCTC 12261:
- a CDS encoding phospho-sugar mutase: MSYQENYQKWVDFAELPDYLRQDLENMDEKTKEDAFYTNLEFGTAGMRGLIGAGTNRINIYVVRQATEGLARLIESKGGNEKERGVAIAYDSRHFSPEFAFESAAVLAKHGIKSYVFESLRPTPELSFAVRHLNCFAGIMVTASHNPAPFNGYKVYGEDGGQMPPHDADALTTYIRAIENPFAVEVADVEAEKASGLIEVIGEAVDVEYLKEVKDVNINPALIEEFGKDMKIVYTPLHGTGEMLARRALAQAGFDSVQVVEAQATADPDFSTVKSPNPESQAAFALAEELGRQVGADVLVATDPDADRVGVEVLQKDGSYLNLSGNQIGAIMAKYILEAHKNAGTLPENAALCKSIVSTDLVTKIAESYGATMFNVLTGFKFIAEKIQEFEEKHNHTYMMGFEESFGYLIKPFVRDKDAIQAVLVVAELAAYYRSRGLTLADGIEEIYKEYGYYAEKTISVTLSGVDGAEQIKAIMAKFRNNAPKEWNATAITVVEDFKAQTATAADGTVTNLTTPPSDVLKYTLADGSWIAVRPSGTEPKIKFYIAVVGETNEESQAKIANIEAEINAFVK, encoded by the coding sequence ATGTCTTACCAAGAAAATTACCAGAAATGGGTTGATTTTGCGGAGCTTCCTGATTACCTTCGTCAAGATTTGGAAAATATGGACGAAAAAACTAAGGAAGATGCCTTCTATACAAATCTTGAATTTGGTACTGCAGGTATGCGTGGCTTGATTGGTGCTGGTACAAACCGCATCAACATCTACGTTGTGCGTCAAGCTACTGAAGGATTGGCTCGTTTGATTGAGTCTAAAGGTGGAAACGAAAAAGAACGCGGTGTCGCAATTGCCTACGATAGCCGTCACTTCTCACCTGAGTTTGCCTTTGAATCTGCGGCAGTTCTTGCTAAACACGGCATCAAATCTTACGTATTTGAAAGCCTTCGTCCAACTCCAGAACTATCATTTGCAGTTCGTCACCTCAACTGTTTTGCGGGTATCATGGTCACAGCCAGTCATAACCCTGCACCATTTAACGGATACAAGGTTTACGGTGAAGACGGTGGACAAATGCCTCCACACGACGCAGACGCTTTGACTACATATATCCGTGCAATCGAAAATCCATTTGCTGTAGAAGTTGCTGATGTGGAAGCTGAAAAAGCTTCTGGCTTGATTGAAGTTATCGGCGAAGCTGTCGATGTTGAATACCTCAAAGAAGTTAAGGACGTAAACATCAACCCAGCCTTGATTGAAGAATTTGGTAAAGACATGAAAATTGTCTACACACCACTTCATGGTACTGGTGAAATGTTGGCTCGTCGCGCTCTTGCCCAAGCAGGATTTGACTCTGTTCAAGTCGTTGAAGCGCAAGCAACTGCCGATCCTGACTTCTCAACTGTAAAATCTCCAAACCCAGAAAGCCAAGCAGCCTTTGCCCTTGCTGAAGAACTTGGTCGTCAAGTTGGTGCAGATGTTCTTGTGGCAACTGACCCAGACGCTGACCGTGTTGGTGTTGAAGTTCTTCAAAAAGATGGTAGCTACCTCAACCTTTCAGGTAACCAAATCGGTGCTATCATGGCTAAATACATCTTGGAAGCCCACAAAAACGCTGGAACTCTTCCAGAAAACGCAGCCCTCTGCAAATCTATCGTATCAACTGACTTGGTAACGAAGATTGCTGAAAGCTACGGCGCAACCATGTTCAACGTTTTGACAGGTTTCAAATTTATCGCTGAAAAAATCCAAGAATTCGAAGAAAAACACAATCACACATACATGATGGGATTTGAAGAAAGCTTCGGTTACTTGATTAAACCTTTCGTACGTGATAAAGACGCTATTCAAGCCGTTCTTGTCGTTGCTGAACTTGCTGCCTACTACCGTTCTCGTGGTTTGACACTTGCTGACGGTATCGAAGAAATCTACAAAGAATACGGCTACTACGCAGAAAAAACTATCTCTGTTACCCTTTCAGGTGTTGATGGTGCTGAACAAATCAAAGCGATTATGGCTAAATTCCGTAACAACGCTCCAAAAGAATGGAATGCAACAGCTATCACTGTAGTAGAAGACTTCAAGGCTCAAACTGCCACTGCTGCTGACGGTACTGTTACAAATTTGACAACTCCTCCAAGTGATGTTTTGAAATACACACTTGCTGACGGTTCATGGATTGCTGTTCGCCCTTCAGGTACAGAACCAAAAATCAAGTTCTACATTGCAGTTGTAGGTGAAACCAACGAAGAATCACAAGCTAAAATCGCTAACATCGAAGCAGAAATCAATGCTTTTGTAAAATAA
- a CDS encoding potassium channel family protein, which yields MIDLDSPPYSIIDLLLWFVFVVDYSWRFFSSKAKWRFILENIFDLLAILPLNAIFTVLRLGRIFRLARLTKLLKLTRLLRIIGLTGKLERKISRFLRTNGLIYILYVNIFIVLVGSSILSVVEEKSFSDSLWWALVTVTTVGYGDIVPVSLFGKWLAFLLMLVGISTIGMLTSALTNFFVKDNPDEQIKLDKLQDELSGQRILIEKQSEKIEELHRMIQDLLEKT from the coding sequence ATGATTGATTTAGACAGTCCTCCATACAGTATTATTGACTTGCTACTTTGGTTTGTGTTTGTGGTAGATTATAGTTGGCGGTTCTTTTCAAGTAAAGCAAAATGGAGGTTTATACTTGAAAATATCTTTGACTTGTTAGCTATCCTTCCTTTAAATGCTATTTTTACAGTATTGCGATTAGGGCGTATCTTCCGCTTAGCAAGGCTGACAAAATTACTGAAACTGACTCGTTTACTTAGAATAATTGGACTTACAGGTAAATTAGAAAGAAAAATTAGTAGATTCTTACGGACAAATGGCCTGATTTATATCTTGTATGTTAATATTTTTATTGTTCTAGTAGGAAGTTCAATTTTATCTGTAGTTGAAGAAAAATCTTTCTCAGATAGTCTTTGGTGGGCTCTTGTGACAGTAACCACTGTTGGTTATGGTGATATTGTTCCAGTTTCCCTTTTTGGGAAATGGCTAGCTTTTTTATTAATGTTGGTAGGGATTAGTACAATAGGAATGTTAACAAGTGCCTTGACGAACTTTTTTGTAAAAGATAATCCAGATGAACAGATAAAACTTGATAAACTCCAAGACGAATTATCGGGCCAAAGAATATTAATAGAGAAACAATCTGAGAAAATCGAAGAACTGCATCGGATGATACAAGATTTGCTTGAAAAAACGTAA
- a CDS encoding XRE/MutR family transcriptional regulator, whose product MEHLGKVFREFRTSGNYSLKEAAGESCSTSQLSRFELGESDLAVSRFFEILDNIHVTIENFMDKARNFHNHEHVAMMGQIVPLYYSNDIAGFQKLQREQLEKAKSSTNPLYFELNWILLQGLICQRDSSYHMERDDLDKVADYLFKTEEWTMYELILFGNLYSFYDVDYVTRIGREVMEREGFYQEIGRHRKLVLILALNCYQHCLEHLSFDNARYFETYTEKIIGKGIKLYERNVFHYLKGFALYQKGQCKVGCKQMQEAMHIFDVLGLPEQVAYYQEHYEKFVKD is encoded by the coding sequence ATGGAACATCTTGGAAAGGTATTTCGTGAATTTCGAACAAGTGGAAATTATTCTTTAAAGGAGGCGGCAGGGGAGTCCTGTTCAACTTCCCAGTTATCTCGCTTTGAGCTTGGGGAGTCTGACCTAGCAGTTTCTCGTTTCTTTGAGATTTTGGATAACATTCATGTTACAATCGAAAATTTCATGGACAAGGCAAGGAATTTTCATAATCATGAACATGTTGCCATGATGGGACAAATTGTACCCCTTTACTACTCAAATGATATTGCAGGTTTTCAAAAGCTTCAAAGAGAACAACTTGAAAAGGCTAAGAGTTCGACGAATCCCCTTTATTTTGAGCTGAACTGGATTTTGCTACAAGGTCTGATTTGTCAAAGAGATTCGAGTTATCATATGGAGCGGGATGATTTGGATAAGGTAGCAGATTATCTCTTCAAAACAGAAGAATGGACCATGTATGAGTTGATTCTTTTTGGAAACCTCTATAGTTTCTACGATGTGGACTACGTCACTCGAATTGGTAGAGAAGTGATGGAGAGGGAGGGATTTTATCAAGAAATTGGTCGCCATAGAAAACTGGTCTTGATTTTAGCCCTTAATTGTTACCAGCATTGTTTAGAGCATCTTTCTTTTGACAATGCAAGATATTTTGAGACTTATACAGAGAAGATTATTGGTAAAGGTATTAAACTTTATGAGCGTAATGTTTTCCATTATTTAAAAGGTTTTGCCTTGTATCAAAAGGGACAGTGTAAAGTAGGCTGTAAGCAGATGCAAGAGGCCATGCATATTTTTGACGTGCTAGGTCTTCCAGAGCAAGTAGCCTACTATCAGGAACACTACGAGAAATTTGTCAAAGATTAA
- a CDS encoding ATP-binding cassette domain-containing protein, which translates to MIILQANKIERSFAGEVLFDNINLQVDERDRIALVGKNGAGKSTLLKILVGEEEPTSGEINKKKDISLSYLAQDSRFESENTIYDEMLHVFDDLRRTEKQLRQMELEMGEKSGADLDKLMSDYDRLSENFRQAGGFTYEADIRAILNGFKFDESMWQMKIAELSGGQNTRLALAKMLLEKPNLLVLDEPTNHLDIETIAWLENYLVNYSGALIIVSHDRYFLDKVATITLDLTKHSLDRYVGNYSRFVELKEQKLATEAKNYEKQQKEIAALEDFVNRNLVRASTTKRAQSRRKQLEKMERLDKPEAGKKSANMTFQSEKTSGNVVLTVENAAIGYDGEILSDPINLDLRKMNAVAIVGPNGIGKSTFIKSIVDQIPFIKGEKRFGANVEVGYYDQTQSKLTPSNTVLDELWNDFKLTPEVEIRNRLGAFLFSGDDVKKSVGMLSGGEKARLLLAKLSMENNNFLILDEPTNHLDIDSKEVLENALIDFDGTLLFVSHDRYFINRVATHVLELSENGSTLYLGDYDYYVEKKAEVEMIQTEEISTTNQAKEASPVNDYQAQKESQKEVRKLMRQIESLEAEIEELESQSQAISEQMLETNDADKLMELQAELDKISHRQEEAMLEWEELSEQV; encoded by the coding sequence ATGATTATTTTACAAGCTAATAAAATTGAACGTTCTTTTGCAGGAGAGGTTCTTTTTGATAATATAAACCTGCAGGTTGATGAACGAGATCGGATAGCCCTTGTTGGGAAAAATGGTGCAGGTAAGTCTACTCTTTTGAAGATTTTGGTTGGAGAAGAGGAGCCAACTAGTGGAGAAATCAATAAGAAAAAAGATATTTCTCTGTCTTACCTAGCCCAAGATAGCCGTTTTGAGTCTGAAAATACCATCTACGATGAGATGCTTCATGTCTTTGATGATTTGCGTCGGACGGAGAAACAACTTCGTCAGATGGAGCTAGAGATGGGAGAAAAGTCTGGTGCTGATTTGGATAAACTGATGTCAGATTACGACCGCTTATCTGAGAATTTTCGCCAAGCAGGTGGCTTTACCTATGAAGCTGATATACGAGCGATTTTAAATGGATTTAAGTTTGACGAGTCTATGTGGCAGATGAAAATTGCCGAGCTTTCGGGTGGTCAAAATACTCGTCTGGCACTGGCTAAAATGCTCCTTGAAAAGCCCAATCTCTTGGTCTTGGACGAGCCAACCAACCACTTGGATATTGAAACCATTGCCTGGCTAGAGAATTACTTGGTAAACTATAGCGGCGCCCTTATTATTGTCAGCCACGACCGTTACTTCTTAGACAAGGTTGCGACAATTACGCTGGATTTGACCAAGCATTCCTTGGATCGCTATGTGGGCAACTACTCTCGTTTTGTTGAGTTAAAGGAGCAAAAGCTAGCTACTGAGGCAAAAAACTATGAAAAGCAACAAAAGGAAATCGCTGCTCTGGAAGACTTTGTCAATCGCAATCTAGTACGTGCTTCGACGACCAAACGAGCCCAATCTCGACGCAAACAACTGGAAAAAATGGAGCGTTTGGACAAACCTGAAGCTGGCAAGAAATCAGCCAACATGACCTTCCAGTCTGAAAAAACGTCGGGCAATGTTGTTTTGACTGTTGAGAATGCAGCTATTGGCTATGATGGGGAAATATTGTCAGATCCTATCAACCTAGACCTTCGTAAGATGAATGCTGTTGCTATTGTTGGACCAAATGGTATTGGCAAGTCAACCTTTATCAAGTCTATTGTGGACCAGATTCCTTTTATCAAGGGTGAGAAGCGCTTTGGCGCCAATGTTGAGGTTGGTTACTATGACCAAACCCAAAGCAAGCTGACACCAAGTAATACTGTACTGGATGAACTCTGGAATGATTTTAAACTGACACCAGAAGTTGAAATTCGTAACCGTCTAGGTGCCTTCCTTTTCTCAGGAGATGATGTTAAAAAATCAGTCGGCATGCTGTCTGGTGGCGAGAAAGCCCGTTTACTTCTGGCTAAACTTTCCATGGAAAACAACAACTTCTTGATTCTGGATGAGCCAACCAACCACTTGGATATTGATAGCAAGGAAGTGTTGGAAAATGCCTTGATTGACTTTGATGGAACTCTTCTATTCGTCAGTCACGACCGTTACTTTATCAATCGTGTGGCAACTCATGTACTGGAATTGTCTGAGAATGGATCAACTCTCTATCTTGGAGATTACGACTACTATGTCGAGAAGAAAGCAGAAGTAGAAATGATTCAAACTGAGGAAATTTCAACTACTAATCAAGCAAAAGAAGCAAGTCCAGTTAATGACTATCAAGCTCAGAAAGAAAGTCAAAAAGAAGTTCGCAAACTCATGCGACAAATCGAAAGTCTAGAAGCTGAAATTGAAGAGCTAGAAAGTCAAAGCCAGGCCATTTCTGAACAAATGTTGGAAACCAACGATGCCGACAAACTGATGGAATTACAGGCTGAACTGGACAAAATTAGCCACCGTCAGGAAGAAGCGATGCTTGAATGGGAAGAATTATCGGAGCAGGTGTAA
- a CDS encoding thiol reductase thioredoxin translates to MEQFLDNIKDLEVTTVARAEEALDKKETATFFIGRKTCPYCRKFAGTLAGVVADTKAHIYFINSEEPSQLNELQAFRSRYGIPTVPGFVHIADGQINVRCDSSMSAQEIKDFAGL, encoded by the coding sequence ATGGAACAATTTTTAGATAATATCAAAGACCTTGAAGTCACTACAGTAGCGCGTGCGGAAGAAGCTCTTGATAAAAAAGAAACTGCAACCTTCTTTATCGGTCGCAAAACTTGCCCTTACTGCCGTAAATTTGCTGGTACCTTGGCAGGTGTCGTAGCTGACACTAAAGCTCACATCTACTTCATCAACAGTGAAGAACCAAGCCAACTCAATGAGTTGCAAGCATTCCGCTCACGCTACGGAATCCCAACTGTACCAGGATTTGTTCACATTGCGGATGGACAAATCAATGTCCGTTGCGACTCTTCAATGTCAGCACAAGAAATCAAAGATTTCGCTGGATTGTAA
- a CDS encoding MFS transporter: protein MNRYAVQLISRGAVNKIGNMLYDYGNSVWLASMGTIGQTVLGMYQISELVTSILVNPFGGVISDRFSRRRILMVTDLVCGILCLAISFIRNDSWMIGALIFANIVQAIAFAFSRPANKAIITELVEKDELVLYNSRLELVLQVVSVSSPVLSFLVLQFASLHLTLLLDALTFFIAFVLVALLPKEEPMVQDKKLFTGKDIFADIKDGLHYIWHQKEIFFLLLVASSVNFFFAAFEFLLPFSNKLYGVEGAYATILTMGAIGSIIGALIANKFKSSMNTLLFLLILTGVGVFMMGLPLPNILTFSGNLICELFMTIFNIHFFTQVQTKIDGEYLGRVLSTIFTLAILFMPLAKGLMTFLPSVHLYSFLIIGLGVVALSFLALGYVRTHFEKET, encoded by the coding sequence ATGAATCGCTATGCCGTACAGTTGATTAGCCGTGGAGCTGTTAACAAGATAGGGAATATGCTCTATGATTATGGAAATAGTGTCTGGTTGGCTTCCATGGGGACTATCGGACAGACAGTTTTAGGAATGTATCAGATTTCTGAACTGGTCACATCTATTCTCGTAAATCCTTTTGGTGGAGTCATTTCAGACCGTTTTTCTCGTCGTAGGATTTTAATGGTGACAGACCTTGTTTGTGGGATTCTTTGTCTGGCTATTTCTTTCATAAGGAATGACAGCTGGATGATTGGCGCTTTGATTTTTGCCAATATTGTGCAGGCTATTGCTTTTGCCTTTTCTAGACCTGCAAATAAGGCCATTATCACAGAATTGGTAGAGAAGGATGAACTGGTCCTCTACAATTCTCGTTTGGAGTTGGTCTTGCAGGTTGTCAGTGTGAGTTCTCCTGTACTTTCTTTTCTGGTCTTACAATTTGCAAGTCTCCATCTGACGCTCTTACTAGATGCTTTGACTTTTTTTATAGCATTTGTTCTAGTGGCCTTACTTCCAAAAGAAGAACCAATGGTTCAAGATAAGAAACTTTTTACTGGTAAAGATATTTTTGCAGATATCAAAGATGGCTTGCACTATATCTGGCATCAAAAAGAGATTTTCTTTCTCCTGTTAGTGGCTTCCAGCGTTAATTTCTTTTTTGCGGCTTTTGAGTTTTTGCTTCCTTTTTCAAATAAACTATATGGAGTAGAAGGAGCTTATGCGACTATCTTAACCATGGGTGCGATTGGCTCAATTATAGGAGCACTGATAGCAAATAAATTTAAATCAAGTATGAATACACTTTTGTTCTTATTGATTTTAACAGGAGTAGGAGTTTTCATGATGGGTTTGCCTCTGCCCAATATTTTAACCTTTTCTGGAAACCTGATTTGTGAACTCTTTATGACGATTTTTAATATTCACTTCTTTACACAGGTACAGACCAAGATTGATGGAGAATATTTGGGTAGGGTATTGAGTACCATTTTTACACTGGCAATTCTCTTTATGCCGCTTGCGAAAGGTTTGATGACCTTTCTTCCAAGTGTCCATCTTTATTCTTTCTTGATTATTGGACTTGGAGTTGTCGCCTTATCCTTCTTAGCTCTAGGCTATGTACGAACTCATTTTGAAAAAGAGACATAA
- the ligA gene encoding NAD-dependent DNA ligase LigA translates to MNKRMNELVALLNRYATEYYTSDNPSVSDSEYDRLYRELVELETAYPDQVLADSPTHRVGGKVLDGFEKYSHQYPLYSLQDAFSREELEAFDARVRKEVAHPTYICELKIDGLSISLTYEKGILVVGATRGDGSVGENITENLKRVKDIPLTLPEELDITVRGECYMPRASFDQVNQARQENGEPEFANPRNAAAGTLRQLDTAVVAKRNLATFLYQEASLSTRDSQEKVLKHLEQLGFVVNPKRILAENIDEIWNFIQEVGQERENLPYDIDGVVIKVNDLASQEELGFTVKAPKWAVAYKFPAEEKEAQLLSVDWTVGRTGVVTPTANLTPVQLAGTTVSRATLHNVDYIAEKDIRKDDTVIVYKAGDIIPAVLRVVESKRISEEKLDIPTNCPSCNSDLLHFEDEVALRCINPRCPAQIMEGLIHFASRDAMNITGLGPSVVEKLFAANLVKDVADIYRLQEEDFLLLEGVKEKSASKLYQAIQASKENSAEKLLFGLGIRHVGSKASQLLLQHFHSIENLAQADPEEVASIESLGGVIAKSLQTYFATEGSEILLRELKEAGVNLDYKGQTVVADAALSGLTVVLTGKLERLKRSEAKSKLESLGAKVTGSVSKKTDLVVAGADAGSKLQKAQELGIEVRDEAWLESL, encoded by the coding sequence ATGAATAAAAGAATGAATGAGTTGGTCGCCTTGCTCAATCGCTATGCGACTGAGTACTATACCAGCGATAATCCCTCGGTTTCAGACAGTGAGTACGACCGTCTTTACCGTGAGTTGGTTGAGTTAGAAACTGCCTATCCAGATCAAGTGTTAGCAGATAGTCCGACCCATCGTGTTGGTGGCAAGGTTTTAGATGGTTTTGAAAAATACAGTCATCAGTATCCTCTTTATAGTTTGCAGGATGCTTTTTCACGTGAGGAGCTTGAAGCTTTTGATGCGCGTGTTCGTAAGGAAGTGGCTCATCCGACCTATATTTGTGAGCTGAAAATTGATGGCTTGTCTATATCGCTTACTTATGAAAAGGGGATTTTAGTTGTTGGTGCAACACGTGGAGATGGTTCTGTTGGGGAGAATATCACGGAAAACCTCAAGCGTGTTAAGGACATTCCTTTGACTTTGCCAGAAGAACTAGATATCACAGTTCGTGGGGAATGTTATATGCCACGCGCTTCTTTTGACCAGGTCAACCAAGCACGACAAGAAAATGGAGAGCCTGAATTTGCCAATCCTCGTAATGCGGCAGCAGGCACCCTGCGACAGTTGGATACGGCAGTAGTAGCCAAGCGCAATCTTGCTACCTTCCTCTATCAAGAAGCCAGTCTTTCAACTCGTGACAGTCAAGAAAAGGTGTTGAAGCACCTTGAACAACTAGGTTTTGTGGTTAATCCTAAGCGAATCTTGGCAGAAAACATAGATGAAATCTGGAATTTTATCCAAGAAGTAGGACAGGAACGGGAAAACCTGCCTTATGATATCGATGGAGTGGTAATCAAGGTAAACGACCTAGCAAGTCAAGAAGAACTTGGTTTTACCGTTAAGGCTCCAAAGTGGGCAGTGGCCTACAAGTTCCCAGCTGAAGAAAAAGAAGCTCAACTCTTATCAGTTGATTGGACAGTTGGCCGTACGGGTGTTGTAACCCCAACAGCCAATCTAACACCAGTACAACTAGCTGGTACAACTGTTAGCCGTGCGACTCTGCATAATGTGGATTATATTGCTGAAAAAGATATCCGCAAAGATGATACGGTTATCGTCTATAAGGCTGGTGACATTATCCCTGCCGTTTTACGTGTAGTAGAGTCCAAACGGATTTCTGAAGAAAAACTAGATATCCCTACAAACTGTCCAAGTTGTAACTCTGACTTGTTGCACTTTGAAGATGAAGTGGCCCTCCGTTGTATCAATCCGCGTTGCCCTGCCCAAATTATGGAAGGTTTGATTCACTTTGCTTCTCGAGATGCCATGAATATTACAGGACTCGGTCCATCAGTAGTTGAGAAGCTATTTGCTGCTAATCTGGTTAAGGATGTGGCAGATATTTACCGATTACAAGAAGAAGATTTCCTCCTTTTAGAGGGGGTTAAGGAAAAGTCTGCTTCTAAACTGTATCAAGCTATTCAAGCATCTAAGGAAAATTCTGCCGAGAAGCTCTTATTTGGTTTGGGAATTCGTCATGTCGGAAGCAAGGCCAGTCAGCTGTTACTTCAACATTTTCATTCAATCGAAAATCTGGCTCAGGCAGATCCAGAGGAAGTGGCTAGTATTGAGAGTTTGGGTGGTGTGATTGCCAAGAGTCTTCAGACTTATTTTGCGACAGAAGGCTCTGAAATTCTCCTAAGAGAATTGAAAGAAGCTGGGGTAAATCTGGACTATAAAGGTCAGACTGTAGTGGCAGATGCAGCCTTGTCAGGCTTGACCGTTGTATTGACTGGAAAATTGGAGCGACTCAAGCGCTCAGAAGCTAAAAGTAAACTCGAAAGTCTGGGTGCCAAAGTGACAGGCAGTGTTTCTAAAAAGACAGACCTCGTTGTTGCAGGAGCAGATGCTGGAAGTAAACTTCAAAAAGCACAAGAACTTGGTATTGAGGTTCGAGATGAAGCTTGGCTAGAAAGTTTATAA
- the relB gene encoding type II toxin-antitoxin system RelB family antitoxin, which yields MTTITLKVSEADKTFMKAMAKFEGVSLSELIRTKTLEALEDEYDARVADLAYQEYLEDLEKGVEPITWEEMMHDLGLEDE from the coding sequence ATGACTACTATTACATTAAAAGTTTCTGAAGCTGATAAAACATTTATGAAAGCAATGGCTAAGTTTGAAGGGGTTTCCCTGTCGGAACTTATCCGCACCAAAACTCTTGAAGCTCTAGAAGATGAATACGATGCTCGTGTGGCAGATTTAGCCTATCAAGAGTATTTAGAAGACTTGGAAAAAGGAGTTGAACCCATTACTTGGGAAGAAATGATGCATGATTTAGGCTTGGAGGATGAATAA
- a CDS encoding type II toxin-antitoxin system RelE family toxin, with amino-acid sequence MYKLVPTRRFIKQLKKLDRYTQKIITNYLQTNVLEDPRRHGKALVGNRVGQWRYRIGNYRVIVQIVDDELVIATLEVGHRRDIY; translated from the coding sequence TTGTATAAATTAGTTCCAACAAGACGTTTCATCAAGCAATTGAAAAAATTGGATCGTTATACGCAGAAGATAATTACAAACTATTTACAAACCAATGTTTTGGAAGACCCAAGACGACACGGAAAGGCTTTGGTTGGTAATCGCGTTGGTCAATGGCGCTATAGAATTGGTAATTATCGAGTTATCGTACAAATTGTAGATGATGAATTAGTCATTGCTACTTTAGAAGTTGGTCATCGGAGAGATATTTATTGA